In a single window of the Rhizobium tropici CIAT 899 genome:
- a CDS encoding VOC family protein: MTKMIFVNLPVTDLARSKAFYAALGFVNNAQFSDDSSACMVVSEAINVMLLTHEKWRGFTSRPIPPATSSEVMLAISCESRKAVDQMNDAAAAHGGQADINPKQDLGFLYNRNLADPDGHVWEAVWMDPSAMSAGN; the protein is encoded by the coding sequence ATGACCAAGATGATTTTTGTGAACCTGCCGGTGACCGACCTGGCTCGGTCCAAGGCCTTCTATGCAGCCCTGGGATTTGTCAATAACGCCCAGTTCAGTGACGATAGTTCGGCCTGCATGGTGGTGAGCGAGGCGATCAACGTCATGCTCCTCACGCATGAAAAGTGGCGCGGTTTCACCAGCCGCCCGATCCCGCCGGCAACCTCAAGCGAAGTGATGCTGGCCATTTCCTGCGAGAGCCGTAAGGCCGTCGACCAGATGAATGATGCCGCCGCGGCACATGGCGGGCAAGCGGACATCAATCCGAAGCAGGATCTCGGCTTCCTTTACAATCGCAATCTCGCCGATCCGGACGGTCACGTCTGGGAAGCAGTATGGATGGATCCGAGCGCAATGTCCGCCGGTAACTGA
- a CDS encoding MarR family winged helix-turn-helix transcriptional regulator: MTNKVDQEALFLLRAVLALGRRLRGERPQGALTLAAISLLGTLGRLGPMPAVQLATEERLQPQSLTRIVAGLEGDGLIERRRDPADQRALIIALTEKGKTVLANDLRARQAWLREAMLRVLSQSERTALIAATDIMLKLAFDDQGRLEIDAHDALDR; encoded by the coding sequence ATGACAAATAAAGTCGATCAAGAAGCCCTCTTTCTCCTGCGCGCTGTCCTGGCGCTCGGACGGCGGCTACGCGGCGAGCGTCCGCAAGGCGCGCTGACGCTCGCTGCTATCAGTCTTCTGGGAACGCTCGGTCGCCTTGGACCGATGCCCGCTGTGCAACTGGCGACCGAGGAACGCCTTCAGCCTCAATCTCTGACGCGGATCGTAGCCGGTCTTGAAGGCGATGGACTGATCGAACGCCGGCGAGATCCGGCTGACCAGCGAGCGTTGATCATCGCTCTGACGGAGAAGGGCAAGACGGTGCTCGCAAATGATCTGCGCGCGCGACAGGCGTGGTTGCGCGAGGCGATGTTGCGCGTGCTTTCACAAAGCGAGCGCACGGCGTTGATCGCGGCCACCGACATTATGCTCAAGCTCGCCTTTGATGATCAAGGCAGATTGGAGATCGATGCTCATGACGCATTGGATCGATAG
- a CDS encoding alpha-amylase family protein: protein MTHWIDSAIFWHIYPLGFVGAEQRVHAGIHHRLSHIVDWLDYAVALGASGLLLGPIFASSTHGYDTIDHFRIDPRLGDDCDFDQLIMEARRRGLKVILDGVFNHVGRDFPLFRAAIENGTASRAASWFRLLGGKDDTGGPAYATFEGHHALVALNHDSSDVTAYVTSVMDHWLDRGASGWRLDAAYAVSRPFWKTVLMDVRQRHPHAYIFGEVIHGDYNGFVTATGVDGVTQYELWKAIWSAINDCNLFELQWALERHNGFLERFVPLTFVGNHDVTRLASRLTDERHIAHALAILMTVGGMPAIYAGDEQAFRGVKENRAGGDDAIRPAFPARPEELAPFGWPIYRLHQQLIGVRRRHPWLVRAKSRKVHLTARQAVWAMEANNQTILVALNLRDGDAILPAPGAKNVLAGTAAAITTELDRSTAIRLPGYGWAVLSTEKQ, encoded by the coding sequence ATGACGCATTGGATCGATAGCGCCATCTTCTGGCACATTTATCCCCTCGGTTTCGTCGGCGCCGAGCAGAGGGTCCATGCGGGCATTCATCATCGCCTGAGCCATATCGTCGATTGGCTCGACTATGCCGTCGCGCTGGGGGCATCGGGTCTGCTGTTGGGGCCGATCTTTGCCTCGTCGACACACGGCTATGACACGATCGACCATTTTCGCATCGACCCCCGCCTTGGTGACGATTGCGATTTCGACCAGCTCATCATGGAGGCGCGACGACGTGGGTTGAAAGTCATCCTTGATGGCGTCTTCAACCATGTCGGAAGGGATTTTCCGCTTTTCCGTGCCGCCATTGAGAATGGAACGGCCTCACGGGCGGCAAGCTGGTTCCGCTTGCTCGGCGGCAAGGACGACACGGGCGGCCCTGCCTATGCGACGTTCGAGGGACATCATGCGCTGGTGGCGTTGAACCATGATTCTTCGGATGTTACCGCCTATGTGACAAGCGTTATGGACCATTGGCTGGACCGCGGCGCGTCAGGGTGGCGGCTTGACGCAGCCTATGCAGTATCTCGCCCATTCTGGAAAACGGTGTTGATGGATGTCCGCCAGCGCCATCCCCACGCTTACATATTCGGCGAGGTCATACACGGCGACTACAATGGTTTTGTAACGGCGACTGGCGTCGACGGAGTGACGCAGTACGAATTGTGGAAGGCGATCTGGAGCGCGATCAATGACTGCAACCTGTTCGAACTGCAGTGGGCGCTGGAACGGCACAATGGGTTCCTGGAGCGATTCGTACCACTCACCTTTGTCGGCAATCATGATGTCACGCGGCTGGCAAGCCGGTTGACTGATGAACGGCACATCGCTCACGCTCTTGCCATTCTTATGACAGTCGGCGGCATGCCGGCCATCTATGCCGGTGACGAGCAAGCTTTCCGAGGCGTCAAGGAAAACCGGGCCGGCGGCGATGATGCAATCCGGCCTGCCTTTCCCGCAAGGCCCGAGGAACTCGCACCGTTTGGCTGGCCGATTTACCGGCTTCATCAGCAGCTTATTGGGGTTCGCCGCCGTCATCCCTGGCTCGTCAGAGCCAAAAGCCGAAAAGTTCACCTCACCGCCCGGCAGGCCGTCTGGGCCATGGAAGCAAACAACCAGACGATCCTCGTCGCCCTTAATCTCCGTGATGGCGACGCCATTCTCCCTGCGCCGGGCGCCAAAAACGTGCTTGCTGGAACCGCCGCAGCAATAACGACTGAGCTGGATCGATCGACCGCGATCCGGTTGCCAGGATACGGCTGGGCCGTGCTTTCGACGGAGAAACAATAA
- a CDS encoding efflux RND transporter periplasmic adaptor subunit codes for MDHTKRSRRLWAAGLLGSSLTLGILWIAVGVPKAEESSDAAERIAPAITAAARGTVDVEGGLYRITAVRDGIVAEVPAREGAYVRKGDVLALLDRRQEEAAVRIAEQEVSQAEDHHKLLEMKERNLSKTYERMRRAAAGKAVSDQALEDARNAYETQAIETNSAATALNIARERLEMAKREVSLREIKAPADGVVIRQAVKAGEAVSSQAMSEMFVLLPDGPKIVRADIPEEYLNLVGPGMTVEIIPEGRSTQTVLGRVGRVSKVLTHAKSTENPGERSDIRTANCIITVPRDAPLAIGQRVVVRVLK; via the coding sequence ATGGATCACACTAAACGTTCACGCCGTCTTTGGGCGGCCGGCCTATTGGGTTCGTCCCTGACGTTGGGCATTTTATGGATTGCCGTCGGCGTCCCGAAGGCAGAGGAAAGCTCGGATGCTGCCGAACGCATTGCGCCGGCAATCACCGCCGCTGCACGCGGAACAGTCGATGTCGAAGGGGGGCTTTATCGAATAACGGCCGTGCGCGATGGGATCGTTGCCGAGGTGCCGGCAAGGGAAGGGGCGTATGTGCGCAAGGGTGATGTCCTTGCCCTTCTCGACAGAAGGCAGGAGGAAGCTGCGGTCCGCATCGCCGAGCAGGAGGTTTCCCAGGCCGAAGATCATCATAAGCTCCTCGAAATGAAGGAAAGGAACCTTTCGAAGACCTATGAAAGAATGCGCCGCGCCGCCGCCGGCAAAGCCGTTTCCGATCAGGCACTCGAAGATGCGCGCAACGCCTATGAGACGCAGGCTATCGAAACCAACTCCGCTGCGACGGCCCTGAATATCGCGCGGGAACGTCTCGAAATGGCCAAACGCGAGGTGAGCCTGCGCGAGATCAAGGCGCCGGCCGACGGCGTTGTCATACGCCAGGCGGTAAAGGCCGGCGAAGCCGTTTCGTCACAGGCGATGAGTGAGATGTTCGTCCTGTTGCCGGATGGCCCGAAAATCGTGCGCGCGGACATCCCTGAAGAATATCTCAACCTCGTCGGTCCCGGCATGACTGTCGAAATCATTCCCGAAGGGCGCTCCACACAAACCGTTTTAGGCCGTGTCGGCCGAGTTTCCAAAGTATTGACACACGCGAAATCGACGGAAAACCCTGGAGAACGCAGCGATATACGCACGGCAAACTGCATCATCACCGTTCCACGTGATGCTCCTTTGGCGATTGGGCAGCGCGTGGTTGTCCGAGTTCTGAAATGA
- a CDS encoding ABC transporter ATP-binding protein, which yields MRSAITALNLHKSFTVQGVRTNALIDISVEMYRGEFAVLSGPSGCGKSTLLATLGGMTKPDSGQLRAGEIDLSSSTDAQRDAFRLRSCGFIFQGFNLFPALSALEQVQVPLDYLKVPEAEARARALAALERVGLLHRQHLRPSHLSGGEKQRVAIARAIVKEPAILFADEPTSALDSSNGSRIVEILRDAARQLGTAVLCVSHDSRLFSKADRLLRMEDGRLLSDERPASGRNTDTREYWHGSH from the coding sequence ATGCGATCTGCTATCACTGCTCTCAATCTCCACAAGTCCTTTACCGTCCAGGGCGTTCGTACAAACGCGCTCATCGATATTTCCGTCGAGATGTATCGCGGTGAATTCGCTGTCCTGAGCGGCCCTTCCGGCTGCGGCAAGAGCACGCTTCTGGCGACGCTCGGCGGTATGACCAAACCCGACAGCGGGCAGCTTCGCGCCGGTGAAATCGATCTCTCTTCCTCGACGGACGCGCAGAGAGATGCGTTTCGCCTGAGAAGCTGCGGTTTTATCTTTCAGGGCTTCAATCTGTTTCCGGCACTTTCCGCGCTTGAGCAGGTTCAGGTCCCGCTGGATTACCTGAAGGTTCCGGAAGCCGAGGCACGAGCCCGGGCGCTTGCGGCACTTGAGCGCGTCGGCCTGCTGCACCGCCAGCATCTGCGACCTTCGCATCTGTCCGGCGGCGAGAAGCAGCGCGTTGCCATTGCGAGAGCCATCGTCAAAGAGCCCGCAATCCTGTTTGCCGACGAGCCGACGAGTGCGCTCGACAGCAGCAATGGGTCGAGGATCGTCGAGATCCTGCGTGATGCGGCCAGACAGTTGGGAACGGCGGTTCTGTGCGTCTCGCACGATAGCCGTCTGTTTTCGAAAGCAGATCGCCTCCTCAGGATGGAGGACGGGCGCCTGCTGTCCGATGAACGGCCCGCCTCCGGGCGAAACACCGATACACGAGAGTACTGGCATGGATCACACTAA
- a CDS encoding FtsX-like permease family protein yields MPVPIARKTLLYEWRRFLPAVAAVAFSGLLMTAQGALLLGIVSANSLYVSQSTADYWAGYPGTQSVELGRTVKARVLTSLYSEPLVSHIEPLLLGSGDWRATGGNGGVSVTIIGIDTEIGSAGLAKVVPAGLRSQLREPGAVVVDASDGDKLSTKPGDMAEVNGHAVRVVGLIDGLRGLGGVNVVGSLDTARVLDQTLPTDGAATYFLFDIKTGDKSAGVIRRLNQRASVERFEIWPSGRLASMSTSYMLFDSGAGIAFIFATLIAATIGALITSQTLMAAVAGALPQYATLRALGVPFGELRTIVAEQAAWVGVSGLIISGVLSLLIALIAQVYKVPFVLDGIVILLASLVVLVVAILACLLAIHRLREADPASLLR; encoded by the coding sequence ATGCCAGTTCCGATCGCGCGCAAAACCCTCCTCTACGAATGGCGGCGCTTTTTGCCGGCTGTTGCAGCCGTTGCGTTTTCCGGGCTGCTCATGACGGCTCAGGGAGCGTTGCTGCTTGGGATCGTGAGTGCGAATTCGCTTTATGTATCGCAATCGACCGCCGATTACTGGGCCGGCTATCCCGGCACGCAAAGCGTCGAACTTGGGCGAACGGTGAAAGCGCGCGTGTTGACGAGCCTCTATTCCGAGCCTCTTGTATCCCATATCGAGCCGCTGCTGCTCGGATCGGGCGACTGGCGCGCCACCGGAGGCAATGGTGGCGTCAGCGTCACGATCATAGGCATCGATACCGAGATCGGCAGTGCCGGGCTGGCTAAGGTCGTTCCGGCAGGATTGCGCAGCCAGCTGCGCGAGCCCGGCGCCGTGGTCGTTGACGCATCCGACGGCGACAAGCTTTCCACCAAGCCCGGGGATATGGCGGAGGTCAACGGTCATGCCGTGCGCGTGGTCGGCCTCATTGACGGGCTTCGCGGTCTGGGTGGTGTGAATGTCGTCGGTTCGCTCGATACCGCACGCGTGCTTGATCAGACGCTACCCACCGATGGCGCCGCCACCTATTTCCTGTTCGATATCAAAACTGGCGATAAGTCCGCGGGCGTGATCAGGCGTCTTAATCAACGAGCCTCTGTCGAGCGCTTCGAGATCTGGCCTTCCGGGAGGCTTGCGAGCATGTCGACCAGCTATATGCTGTTCGATTCCGGGGCCGGTATTGCCTTCATCTTTGCGACGCTGATAGCCGCAACCATCGGAGCGCTCATAACCAGTCAGACCCTCATGGCGGCAGTCGCAGGTGCACTTCCGCAATATGCCACGCTTCGCGCGCTCGGCGTGCCCTTTGGCGAGTTGAGAACCATTGTTGCCGAGCAGGCCGCCTGGGTGGGTGTTTCCGGCCTGATCATCAGCGGCGTATTAAGCCTTCTCATCGCTCTCATTGCGCAGGTCTACAAGGTTCCTTTCGTGCTCGACGGCATCGTGATCCTTCTCGCCTCGCTCGTTGTGCTCGTCGTGGCAATTCTCGCCTGTCTTTTAGCAATTCATCGCCTGCGTGAGGCAGACCCGGCTTCCTTGTTGAGATGA
- a CDS encoding TolC family protein, which produces MPSAYAGASPGSSQAGAKDLAWWEGFHDQMLSSLVSRAANSNLTVAQARQNLAAARAMAHSALSGYRPELGATGIANAATGPRVNNDFTRRPLQLNLETGWEVALFGQDRQVQKSADLTGQIAYEDLAAAKLAVTAEIAANYVHLRALQRRHADTAEMIGLLEKNSRLANVREQVGLATASDTELQKSVIDTARSRLVELESEIATSVQQIATLEGTSTPTADLLIPQPQPTVRASLLGGRPADLLRLRPDVRRAEFAVTQAGAQVGIAKSDLYPKLRLSGAIGIGAPVGSSLFGASGGPSLQIPLFDLGRRKDVVAASEAKFREAGLAYRQAVLVAYEEASRALREFNAARQKTTLLRSRLKRATMVRNSADKLVQEGLEDKSKSIRGALDILELRASLTDSIEDEARSLIAFYKATGTAQQASPPPVPERRM; this is translated from the coding sequence TTGCCTTCTGCCTATGCAGGGGCATCGCCCGGCAGCTCTCAGGCTGGCGCCAAGGACCTGGCATGGTGGGAAGGCTTTCACGACCAGATGTTGTCGTCGCTCGTTTCTCGTGCCGCGAACAGCAACCTCACCGTTGCGCAGGCCCGGCAGAATCTGGCGGCGGCAAGAGCGATGGCGCATTCGGCGCTTTCCGGCTATCGGCCGGAGCTGGGGGCAACCGGGATTGCAAATGCCGCAACCGGACCCCGGGTGAATAATGATTTCACGCGGCGTCCGCTGCAATTGAATCTCGAGACAGGCTGGGAGGTCGCTCTTTTTGGGCAAGACAGGCAGGTCCAGAAATCGGCCGATCTGACCGGGCAGATCGCTTATGAGGATCTGGCGGCGGCAAAACTGGCGGTGACAGCGGAAATCGCCGCCAATTACGTTCACCTTCGGGCGCTCCAAAGACGTCATGCCGACACTGCCGAGATGATCGGTCTGTTGGAGAAGAATTCCAGACTGGCAAACGTCAGGGAGCAGGTAGGTCTGGCGACGGCGTCCGACACGGAACTGCAGAAATCGGTCATCGACACTGCCAGATCGAGGCTCGTTGAGTTGGAAAGCGAGATCGCCACGTCAGTCCAGCAAATCGCGACCCTCGAAGGAACGTCGACGCCGACGGCGGACCTCCTTATACCTCAGCCGCAGCCAACCGTCCGAGCCAGTCTGCTGGGAGGCCGTCCCGCCGATCTGCTGCGTTTGCGACCCGACGTGCGGCGAGCCGAATTCGCGGTAACCCAGGCGGGCGCGCAGGTCGGCATTGCGAAAAGCGACCTTTATCCGAAACTACGCCTCTCCGGCGCGATAGGGATCGGCGCTCCGGTTGGAAGTTCTTTGTTTGGCGCTTCCGGAGGGCCATCGCTGCAAATCCCGCTGTTCGATCTGGGCCGGCGCAAAGACGTCGTCGCGGCGAGCGAAGCCAAATTTCGGGAAGCGGGGCTGGCATACCGGCAGGCCGTTCTCGTTGCCTATGAGGAAGCGTCAAGAGCGCTGCGCGAGTTCAATGCCGCCCGACAAAAGACGACGCTGCTAAGATCGAGGTTGAAGCGAGCGACGATGGTGCGCAACAGCGCCGATAAGCTCGTTCAAGAAGGCCTGGAAGATAAATCGAAGTCCATCAGGGGCGCGCTCGACATATTGGAGCTGCGGGCTTCACTGACTGACAGTATCGAAGACGAAGCCCGCTCCCTCATCGCTTTCTACAAGGCAACAGGTACTGCGCAGCAGGCTTCCCCACCTCCTGTGCCGGAAAGGCGGATGTAG